GGGCTCGTGACCCCGAGGGAGTACAGCAGCGCCGCTCCCGCCGCCACGGCCGGCGCGGCCATGCTGGTGCCCTGGTACCAGCCGTACCCGGGCTCGGTCGGTCCCTCCAAGCCCTGGTTGACCGTGGAGAGGATGCCGCGGGTCTCGCTCGAGGGCTGGATGTTCTGGTCGCCGCCCGGCGCCGCGATGTCGGCCCCGTCGCCCGCCGTGGAATACCACGCGCGGTGGCCCGTGTCGCTCGTCGCGGTCACGCTGACGTAGCCGTCGCACGACGCCGGCACGCTGCCTGCGAGCGGGAAGATCGTGGAGGCGGACGCGTTCCCCGCCGAGGCGACCAGGGTGGCCCCGTTGGCCCGCGCCACCTCGGCGACTTCGCCGTAGTACTCACACGCGGCCGCCACCTCGTCGGGGTCGTCCGACTCGCCGCCGAGCGACAGGTTGATGACCTGGGCCGGCGTCCGGTTCAGGGGCACGCCGTACTCGCGCAGGTCGTACCCGGAGGACCACAGGATGCCCGCGGCGATGTCGGAGTCCCAGCCGCCGCAGTGGCCGGTCACGCGTACCGGCTGCACCTTGACGCCCGGCGCCACGCCCGCGACGCCGATCCCGTTGTTCGACTTCGCCGCCACCGTGCCGGCAACGTGCGTGCCGTGCCAGGAGCTGTCCGAGACGTAGTCCGCGGGGTCCTCGCCCTCGGGCAGGCCGCACTTGACCGCAAGGTCCTCGGACACCCAATCGCCGGGGTCGGAGGGATCTGCGTCCCAGCCATCGCCGTCGCCGGCGCTGATGTAGCTCTCGTCGTAGAAGCAGTCCTCGCCGGAGACGGTGCACTCGTCATCGACGAAGTCGTAGCCGGCGACGGTCTGGCCGGCCAGGTCAGGGTGGCTCGTGATGCCGGAGTCGACCACGGCGACGACCACGGAGCCGCTGCCCCTGGTGGCACGCCAAAGAGCGGGGGCCTTCGTCGTGTAGCCGCCGCTCGTCGCCACGCCCTCGATCTCGTCGCGCGTGTCCCACAGGTTGCCCTGGGCGGTGAATTCCGGGTCGTTGACGCTGACCGGGGGCGCGCTCGACACGGTGCGCAGGGTGTCCGGTACGACCCACTCCACGTCCGCCCGGTCCTTGATCGCCTCGATGGCCGGGTCGAGGTCCTCCACCGCGACGGGTCGCTCCAGCCGCAGCATCGACAGGCCCTGGGGCCCGGACTGGGTCGTGGCGACGTCGACGGCGACCGGCAGCTCCGCGTCGGCACTGCGCGCCAGCGACGTGCGCCGCGCCACGGATGCGGTCCTGGCCTTCACGATCAGGCCGCGGGCGACGCGTGGCGCCTGCTTCGCCGCGGGCGACTGCGCCCCCGCGGGCTCCGGCGACGGAGCCGCGGACGCGCCCGTGGACACCAGCGCCGAGGCGACGAGGAGAAAGG
This genomic interval from Aeromicrobium choanae contains the following:
- a CDS encoding S8 family serine peptidase is translated as MRRSLALSALPFLLVASALVSTGASAAPSPEPAGAQSPAAKQAPRVARGLIVKARTASVARRTSLARSADAELPVAVDVATTQSGPQGLSMLRLERPVAVEDLDPAIEAIKDRADVEWVVPDTLRTVSSAPPVSVNDPEFTAQGNLWDTRDEIEGVATSGGYTTKAPALWRATRGSGSVVVAVVDSGITSHPDLAGQTVAGYDFVDDECTVSGEDCFYDESYISAGDGDGWDADPSDPGDWVSEDLAVKCGLPEGEDPADYVSDSSWHGTHVAGTVAAKSNNGIGVAGVAPGVKVQPVRVTGHCGGWDSDIAAGILWSSGYDLREYGVPLNRTPAQVINLSLGGESDDPDEVAAACEYYGEVAEVARANGATLVASAGNASASTIFPLAGSVPASCDGYVSVTATSDTGHRAWYSTAGDGADIAAPGGDQNIQPSSETRGILSTVNQGLEGPTEPGYGWYQGTSMAAPAVAAGAALLYSLGVTSPAAVESRLKAAVQPFSPVIKGSGTILLGGVERTTDTIDCTSSGRTSCGTGILDLSKVTAPLGAPAISGTVKPGGVVRATSRGLTNKGGTSAITWWRGATRIGSGSSYRITGADLGRTLTARDTVVSGSFAGVYRAGTVSVPRTKARARVSMSMPSSLKRTKRARLVVRVSAPLVRPTGTIRVYDGSKRIATKRLYVKNGGKVAILLPKVTKKGKHRIRVVYSGDGVTTSAKSSKVVRVR